One window of the Chryseobacterium sp. CY350 genome contains the following:
- a CDS encoding nucleoside-diphosphate kinase produces MSNITFTMIKPDAVADGHIGAILGKISEGGFKVKALKLTQLTVADAKKFYEVHAERPFYGELVDFMSSGPIVAAVLEKDNAVEDFRTLIGATNPAEAADGTIRKMFARSIGENAVHGSDSDENALIEAQFHFSGREIF; encoded by the coding sequence ATGTCAAACATTACGTTCACTATGATTAAGCCTGATGCTGTTGCAGATGGACATATCGGTGCGATTTTAGGAAAAATTTCAGAAGGAGGTTTTAAAGTTAAAGCTCTAAAATTAACTCAGCTTACTGTTGCTGATGCAAAAAAATTCTATGAGGTACATGCAGAAAGACCGTTCTACGGAGAATTGGTAGACTTCATGAGTTCAGGACCGATCGTTGCTGCTGTTTTAGAAAAAGACAACGCTGTTGAGGATTTCAGAACTTTAATTGGAGCAACAAATCCTGCTGAAGCTGCTGACGGAACTATCCGAAAAATGTTTGCCAGAAGCATCGGAGAAAATGCTGTACATGGATCAGATTCTGATGAGAATGCTCTTATTGAAGCGCAATTCCATTTTTCAGGAAGAGAGATTTTTTAA
- a CDS encoding NUDIX domain-containing protein encodes MIDKINVRVYACAVKDNKVLTLFEEYAGQPLLKFPGGGLEFGEGLTECLHREFDEELNVKIEIIEHLYTQEDFLVSRFRENEQLLTIYYMVKITNEEDFLILDPCIERTEWLPLNTEINPFTLPVDKIVFDKLKEKFL; translated from the coding sequence ATGATAGATAAGATTAACGTGAGAGTTTATGCTTGTGCGGTAAAAGACAATAAAGTCCTGACTCTATTTGAAGAATATGCTGGACAGCCTTTATTAAAATTTCCAGGTGGAGGATTGGAATTTGGCGAAGGCTTGACCGAATGTCTTCACCGTGAATTTGATGAAGAGCTAAATGTAAAAATTGAAATAATAGAACATCTTTATACTCAGGAAGATTTTTTGGTTTCAAGATTCCGGGAAAACGAACAACTCCTTACTATATATTATATGGTCAAAATCACGAATGAAGAAGATTTTTTAATTCTTGATCCCTGTATAGAAAGAACTGAATGGCTTCCTTTGAACACTGAAATCAATCCTTTTACACTGCCTGTTGATAAAATCGTTTTTGATAAATTAAAAGAAAAATTCCTGTAA
- the rsgA gene encoding ribosome small subunit-dependent GTPase A: MKGKIIKSTGSWYQVLEMETGKIFEARIRGKFKLIKTRLTNPLAVGDFVEFQLEQDDIAWITKIEPRSNYLIRKAVNLSKEAHIIASNIDIACFIFTLKHPETSFGFLDRFLACCEAYNIKPLILFNKIDVLNEEEIEVVKDIQFLYQEIGYDSLEISSYSKLNLEDLQEVLKDQTSVFFGHSGCGKSTLVNALQPDLNLRTSEISDTHLKGKHTTTFAQMHFWHFGGNVIDTPGVREFAMIDIEKEEVQHYFPEIFRKRKECKFHNCMHINEPKCAVVAALETGEIQYSRYSTYIKLMEEAEENFQN, from the coding sequence ATGAAAGGAAAAATCATTAAATCTACAGGAAGCTGGTATCAGGTTTTGGAAATGGAAACCGGTAAAATTTTTGAGGCGAGAATTCGTGGAAAATTTAAACTGATCAAAACCAGACTCACCAATCCTCTTGCTGTGGGAGATTTTGTTGAATTTCAATTGGAACAGGATGATATTGCGTGGATTACAAAGATTGAACCTCGCAGCAATTATCTCATCCGAAAAGCAGTCAATCTTTCAAAAGAAGCTCACATAATTGCCTCGAATATAGATATAGCATGTTTCATTTTTACTTTGAAGCATCCTGAAACATCTTTCGGGTTTCTCGATCGTTTTCTCGCTTGTTGTGAAGCTTACAACATAAAACCTCTTATTCTTTTTAATAAAATTGATGTGCTGAACGAGGAGGAAATAGAAGTTGTAAAAGACATTCAGTTTCTGTATCAGGAAATAGGATACGACAGTTTAGAAATTTCTTCATATTCAAAATTGAATCTCGAAGATTTGCAGGAAGTTTTGAAAGATCAGACTTCTGTGTTTTTCGGACATTCAGGATGTGGAAAATCAACATTGGTAAATGCTTTACAGCCGGATCTCAATCTTCGTACTTCGGAAATTTCGGACACACATCTTAAAGGGAAACACACAACAACTTTTGCGCAAATGCATTTCTGGCACTTTGGCGGAAATGTTATTGATACACCTGGAGTAAGGGAATTTGCAATGATCGATATTGAGAAAGAAGAAGTGCAGCATTATTTTCCAGAGATATTCAGAAAAAGAAAAGAATGTAAATTTCATAATTGCATGCACATCAATGAACCCAAATGTGCTGTTGTGGCGGCTTTAGAAACAGGTGAAATTCAATATTCTCGATATTCTACCTACATCAAACTGATGGAAGAGGCTGAAGAAAATTTTCAAAACTAA
- the mnmD gene encoding tRNA (5-methylaminomethyl-2-thiouridine)(34)-methyltransferase MnmD, whose protein sequence is MDREIRTTNDGSKTLFISDLNENYHSHHGALQEAEHVFIKNGLNLINDYEINILELGFGTGLNVLVTINEYLKTDKNHIINYYTLEKYPINDHEIESLAYFDHFDNTELKNIYRKIHQTDWEKSVEITKGFNLKKIQCDFFDLKNIELPDISLVYYDCFGARVQPDLWEKPLFEMVADKMKINGLLTTYSSKGSVRRILKELNFDVQKKQGPPGKREMINAIKL, encoded by the coding sequence TTGGACAGAGAAATCAGGACAACAAACGACGGCAGCAAAACATTGTTTATCAGTGATTTAAATGAAAATTACCATTCTCATCACGGTGCGTTACAGGAAGCTGAACACGTGTTTATTAAAAACGGATTAAATCTAATAAATGATTACGAAATTAACATTTTAGAACTCGGTTTTGGAACAGGTTTAAACGTTTTAGTTACAATTAATGAATATTTAAAAACTGACAAAAATCATATCATCAATTATTATACGCTCGAAAAATATCCGATAAATGACCACGAGATTGAGAGTTTAGCTTATTTCGACCATTTTGATAACACAGAATTAAAAAATATTTATCGAAAAATTCATCAAACTGACTGGGAAAAATCGGTAGAAATTACTAAGGGTTTTAATCTTAAAAAGATTCAATGCGACTTCTTTGATCTGAAAAATATTGAATTACCTGATATAAGCCTGGTTTATTATGACTGTTTTGGAGCGAGAGTGCAGCCTGATCTTTGGGAAAAGCCTTTATTTGAAATGGTTGCAGATAAGATGAAAATCAACGGACTCTTAACAACATATTCATCGAAAGGCAGTGTCCGCAGAATTTTAAAAGAGCTCAATTTTGACGTGCAAAAAAAACAGGGACCACCGGGAAAAAGAGAAATGATCAATGCAATAAAGTTATAA
- the chrP gene encoding chryseobasin maturation metalloprotease ChrP, which produces MKFEKKSLKFLEKYLNTSSPTGYEHKGQEVWMNYITPYVDKIEVDHYGTCYGIINPEAEFKVVIEAHADEISWYVNYITDDGLIYVIRNGGSDQTIAPSKIVHIHGEKGIVKGVFGWPAIHTRGANQDEPTPKIENIFIDCGATSKQEVEDLGIFVGCMITYPDEFFEMNDRYFVCRALDNRIGGFMIAEVARLLKENKKQLPFGLYITNSVQEEVGLYGADMIADTIKPNIAIVTDVTHDTTTPMIEKKKEGDQKCGNGPVVFFAPSVHHIIRELIIDTAKKKEIPYQRAAASRATGTDTDAFAHSNGGVPSALISLPLRYMHTTVEMVSKEDVGNVIQLIYETLLNIQPEMKLKYH; this is translated from the coding sequence ATGAAATTCGAGAAGAAATCTTTGAAATTTTTAGAGAAATATTTAAATACTTCATCGCCAACAGGCTACGAACACAAAGGCCAGGAAGTCTGGATGAATTACATCACTCCCTACGTAGATAAAATAGAAGTTGATCACTATGGAACTTGCTATGGAATCATCAATCCTGAAGCTGAATTTAAGGTGGTCATTGAAGCTCACGCAGATGAAATTTCGTGGTACGTCAATTACATTACAGATGACGGGCTTATTTATGTCATTAGAAACGGCGGCTCAGATCAAACGATCGCTCCTTCTAAAATCGTACATATTCACGGTGAAAAAGGCATAGTAAAAGGTGTTTTCGGTTGGCCTGCGATTCATACAAGAGGCGCAAATCAAGACGAGCCGACACCAAAAATTGAAAATATCTTCATCGATTGTGGAGCTACAAGTAAACAGGAAGTGGAAGATTTAGGAATTTTTGTAGGATGCATGATTACGTATCCTGATGAATTTTTCGAAATGAATGACCGCTATTTTGTTTGCAGAGCTTTAGACAACCGAATTGGTGGATTTATGATCGCTGAAGTTGCGAGACTTTTAAAGGAGAACAAAAAACAACTTCCGTTTGGTCTTTATATTACCAATTCTGTACAGGAAGAAGTTGGGTTGTACGGTGCAGATATGATTGCAGATACCATTAAACCAAATATAGCAATTGTAACCGATGTTACTCACGATACAACAACACCGATGATCGAAAAGAAAAAAGAGGGTGACCAAAAATGCGGTAACGGCCCCGTTGTTTTCTTCGCACCAAGCGTTCATCACATCATCCGAGAGCTCATTATTGACACTGCAAAAAAGAAAGAAATCCCTTATCAAAGAGCCGCAGCAAGCAGAGCAACAGGTACAGACACCGATGCTTTTGCACATTCTAACGGTGGCGTACCAAGTGCATTAATCTCTCTGCCTTTAAGATACATGCATACTACGGTAGAAATGGTTTCGAAAGAAGATGTAGGAAATGTGATTCAATTGATTTACGAAACTCTTCTTAATATTCAGCCTGAAATGAAACTGAAATATCATTAA
- a CDS encoding chorismate mutase, whose amino-acid sequence MNLKELKNDWIAEFPQPMMIAGPCSAESESQMLETAKRIKDTNAQVPIFRAGIWKPRTKPNGFEGVGVIGLNWLKKVKHEYGFKTATEVANAHHVAAALEADVDILWIGARSTVNPFTVQEIAEALRGTEKTVLVKNPVNPDLALWIGALERLLGQDIKNLGVIHRGFSTYQKTKYRNNPNWQIALDFKSQYPNIPMLVDPSHICGNRTGLADITQEALNVGYQGAIIETHSNPDEAWSDASQQITPEVLADLILNLKVRNSDLAGFDDVMGRHRTLISDLDFQMIELLAQRMQISEQIGKLKKENDIAIFQPERWKVITEYAVQKAKETGMSQDFIEKVFKAIHEESIEKQNNIMTDKI is encoded by the coding sequence ATGAATTTAAAAGAATTAAAAAACGACTGGATTGCGGAATTTCCACAACCTATGATGATCGCAGGGCCATGCAGTGCAGAAAGCGAATCCCAAATGCTTGAAACAGCTAAAAGAATAAAAGATACGAATGCGCAGGTGCCGATTTTTAGAGCCGGTATCTGGAAACCGAGAACAAAACCGAATGGTTTTGAAGGCGTTGGTGTAATTGGTTTAAACTGGTTGAAGAAAGTAAAGCATGAATACGGTTTTAAAACTGCTACAGAAGTTGCCAATGCACATCACGTTGCCGCAGCTTTGGAAGCAGATGTAGATATTTTGTGGATTGGTGCACGATCAACAGTAAACCCTTTCACTGTGCAAGAGATCGCTGAAGCTTTAAGAGGAACGGAAAAAACAGTTTTGGTAAAAAATCCTGTTAATCCGGATTTAGCATTGTGGATTGGCGCTTTGGAAAGGCTTTTAGGACAGGATATTAAAAATTTGGGCGTCATTCACCGTGGATTTTCAACTTACCAAAAAACAAAATACAGAAATAATCCCAATTGGCAGATTGCTTTAGATTTTAAAAGCCAATATCCAAATATTCCGATGCTTGTAGATCCTTCTCACATCTGCGGTAATAGAACAGGGCTTGCAGATATTACCCAGGAAGCACTAAACGTAGGATATCAAGGTGCAATTATTGAAACTCACTCAAATCCTGATGAGGCCTGGAGTGATGCCTCACAACAGATCACGCCTGAAGTTTTAGCAGATCTGATTTTAAATTTAAAAGTGAGAAATTCAGATTTGGCAGGTTTTGACGATGTGATGGGACGACACAGAACTTTGATTTCAGATTTAGATTTTCAAATGATTGAGTTGCTTGCCCAGAGAATGCAGATTTCTGAACAGATTGGAAAGCTGAAAAAAGAGAACGACATTGCCATCTTTCAGCCGGAACGTTGGAAGGTAATTACAGAATATGCTGTACAAAAAGCCAAAGAAACGGGAATGTCACAAGATTTTATTGAGAAAGTTTTCAAGGCGATTCACGAAGAATCTATTGAAAAACAAAATAATATTATGACTGACAAAATATAA
- a CDS encoding DUF4294 domain-containing protein, giving the protein MKFHKFTFLFLVFFSVIIFGQQRDSVIAKPLSQYPQDQLKTDEFGNKFFYDERQKAKIYEINGETVVVMDELVLLNKPKFNNQLDKNYYLFLNKKLYRVYPLFLTALQQYRDIQKEMLVMDTSAKRKYVKDRQNMLADQYEKQLRDLTTTEGQVFAKLMNRATGKNVFEIIKEMRGGWSAFWWNVKGKMANIDLKDQYNPHKNRTDEFLESLLQSNWNSGYLQPYLGAKDFKVSP; this is encoded by the coding sequence ATGAAATTTCATAAATTCACCTTCCTTTTTCTTGTCTTTTTTAGCGTGATCATCTTCGGTCAGCAGAGAGATTCTGTTATTGCAAAGCCTCTTAGCCAATATCCGCAAGATCAATTAAAGACTGATGAATTTGGAAATAAGTTTTTCTACGATGAGAGACAAAAAGCTAAGATCTACGAGATCAATGGCGAGACTGTCGTGGTAATGGATGAATTGGTTTTGCTTAATAAGCCAAAATTTAATAATCAACTAGACAAAAACTACTATCTTTTTCTCAATAAAAAATTATACAGGGTTTATCCTTTGTTTTTAACTGCTTTGCAACAGTACCGTGACATTCAAAAAGAAATGTTGGTAATGGATACTTCTGCTAAAAGAAAATATGTGAAAGACCGACAAAATATGCTGGCAGATCAATATGAAAAGCAGCTGAGAGATCTTACGACTACTGAAGGGCAGGTTTTTGCAAAACTGATGAATCGCGCAACGGGTAAAAATGTTTTCGAAATCATTAAAGAAATGCGTGGCGGATGGAGTGCATTTTGGTGGAATGTGAAAGGCAAAATGGCAAATATCGATCTTAAGGATCAATATAATCCACATAAAAACAGAACGGATGAATTTTTAGAATCTTTATTACAATCCAATTGGAATTCAGGTTATTTACAACCTTATCTCGGAGCGAAAGATTTTAAAGTTTCTCCATAA
- the rpe gene encoding ribulose-phosphate 3-epimerase — protein sequence MKTKLIAPSLLSADFGNLQRDIEMLNNSQADWLHVDVMDGRFVPNISFGFPVMKTIQQHAKKFIDVHLMIVEPEKYVEEFIDYGADLVSIHYEACTHLHRTINLIQSKGAKAGVVLNPSTPVLMLEDIIADVDLVLLMSVNPGFGGQKFIENTYKKIAETKDLILSNNSTALIEIDGGVNLDNASKLFEAGADVLVAGNAVFSTENPERTIELLKV from the coding sequence ATGAAAACTAAGCTAATTGCTCCTTCCCTATTATCCGCAGACTTTGGGAATCTGCAAAGAGATATCGAAATGCTCAATAATTCACAAGCCGATTGGTTGCATGTTGATGTAATGGATGGAAGATTTGTTCCTAATATTTCTTTCGGGTTTCCGGTGATGAAAACCATTCAGCAGCACGCAAAAAAATTCATAGATGTGCATTTAATGATCGTTGAGCCTGAAAAATACGTGGAAGAATTCATCGATTACGGTGCAGATTTAGTTTCGATACATTACGAAGCGTGTACACATCTTCACAGAACAATTAATTTAATTCAAAGTAAAGGTGCAAAAGCCGGAGTTGTTCTAAATCCTTCTACGCCTGTTTTAATGCTGGAAGATATTATAGCTGATGTTGATTTAGTATTATTAATGAGTGTAAATCCCGGGTTTGGAGGGCAAAAGTTTATTGAAAATACGTACAAGAAAATCGCAGAAACCAAAGATTTAATTTTAAGCAATAATTCTACAGCATTGATCGAAATTGACGGTGGTGTAAATCTTGATAATGCATCTAAACTTTTTGAAGCCGGAGCGGATGTATTGGTTGCGGGGAATGCCGTTTTCTCTACAGAAAATCCTGAACGAACTATCGAACTCCTTAAAGTATAA